In Fibrobacter sp. UWB4, one DNA window encodes the following:
- a CDS encoding HNH endonuclease, translated as MMWRWDQGRLKYFQFDTLREIAKVLVKFDHLNLGSIEDKFRQNIMADTGMPFAPDRKDYPIKRNYKRVFQCAFLATFPTKGPQENTLFITDFCRDLASDNGLIKNVDDYFLRYIPKFSFPFPAFDGYNPNETRTYPFCAILKFLIARQELGLESKISLDEVARYIVANKCTGKEDLDFYKNLTPNDCDEDLRQVREMLIFFSQLSILKYYNKHLYLEPLSKSTKKDLLHTVLVPENRDPASDALDEFMQMTRLDSKSVTPEIEAFTDAPLDLEFIEGDRKKVEHFRIERSSLLRKYYRDKNPEAKCQLCQKDMRGVYPWTDYMLEIHHLLPLASTIKISTSGTSLDDVIGLCPSCHKAIHIYYRNWLKEHNKSDFSTKEEAKEIFSSALSAIKNA; from the coding sequence ATGATGTGGCGTTGGGACCAGGGCAGATTAAAATATTTTCAGTTCGATACATTACGGGAAATCGCAAAGGTTCTCGTAAAATTCGATCATCTTAATCTGGGATCCATTGAAGACAAGTTTAGGCAAAACATAATGGCCGACACCGGGATGCCTTTTGCACCCGACAGAAAAGATTACCCGATCAAGCGAAATTACAAACGTGTTTTCCAGTGTGCGTTTCTTGCTACATTCCCTACCAAAGGTCCCCAGGAAAACACCCTTTTCATCACTGATTTTTGTAGAGATTTGGCATCCGACAACGGGCTGATCAAAAATGTAGATGACTATTTTTTGAGATACATTCCAAAATTCAGTTTTCCATTCCCTGCTTTTGACGGCTACAATCCGAACGAGACAAGAACATATCCGTTTTGCGCCATTCTAAAATTTCTTATTGCACGGCAAGAGCTTGGTCTAGAGTCAAAAATTTCTCTTGACGAAGTCGCCAGATATATTGTAGCAAACAAATGCACAGGCAAAGAAGATTTGGACTTTTATAAAAATCTCACTCCAAACGACTGTGATGAGGATCTTAGACAAGTTAGAGAAATGCTTATATTTTTTAGCCAGCTAAGCATTCTGAAGTATTACAACAAACATTTATATCTCGAACCATTATCCAAGTCCACCAAGAAAGACCTTCTCCATACGGTATTGGTTCCCGAAAACCGGGATCCAGCAAGCGACGCACTAGATGAGTTTATGCAAATGACTCGTCTGGACTCTAAATCTGTTACGCCAGAAATAGAAGCCTTTACAGACGCGCCTTTAGACCTTGAATTCATCGAAGGCGACCGGAAGAAGGTTGAGCACTTTAGAATTGAAAGAAGCTCCCTGTTGCGGAAATATTATAGAGACAAAAACCCTGAAGCCAAATGCCAATTATGTCAAAAAGATATGAGAGGGGTTTATCCGTGGACAGACTACATGCTAGAGATTCATCATTTACTACCTTTGGCATCTACGATAAAAATTTCAACTAGCGGGACATCCCTGGATGATGTCATAGGCTTGTGCCCTTCCTGCCATAAGGCCATTCACATATATTATCGAAACTGGTTAAAAGAACATAACAAATCTGATTTCAGCACAAAAGAAGAAGCTAAAGAAATATTCTCATCTGCATTATCTGCAATAAAGAACGCATGA